From a single Miscanthus floridulus cultivar M001 chromosome 8, ASM1932011v1, whole genome shotgun sequence genomic region:
- the LOC136469084 gene encoding dynein axonemal assembly factor 3 homolog gives MTASARVLRLLPRQLTMPLRLAFTPPSRAAARSYFLMLLQQQPHRCWARAAASSASNSSSICEQYPQAPIAAAPGPGATCPRDGKGDGDGEAAARGGEKAAGAQQDDSSCAAAPSPRAPKEKEALRAAAAAGRNGRSGATSRQRVRTAKPQVNKPAPPGPPKQGRGGGGGIIHYVPRSSSSSSASSASPSSSSSTSSTRLRATKKQESED, from the coding sequence ATGACCGCCTCCGCCCGCGTCCTACGCCTCCTGCCACGCCAGCTTACCATGCCTCTTCGTTTGGCATTCACGCCGCCGTCCAGGGCGGCGGCGCGCAGCTACTTCCTGATGCtcctgcagcagcagccgcaCCGCTGTTGGGCGAGAGCTGCTGCTTCCTCCGCCAGCAACTCCAGCTCCATCTGCGAGCAGTATCCGCAAGCACCCATCGCCGCCGCTCCGGGTCCTGGTGCTACTTGTCCCCGCGACGGAAAGGGAGACGGAGACGgggaggcggcggcgcgcggcggcgagaaggccGCAGGCGCGCAGCAGGACGACAGCAGCTGCGCCGCCGCGCCTTCCCCGCGGGCTCCCAAGGAAAAGGAGGCGCTACGGGCGGCTGCCGCGGCGGGAAGAAACGGCCGCTCCGGCGCAACATCCAGGCAACGCGTCCGTACGGCGAAGCCACAGGTGAATAAGCCTGCGCCGCCTGGTCCTCCCAAGCaagggcgaggcggcggcggagggatcATCCACTATGTTCCtcgttcctcctcttcctcctcagcaTCCTCCGCTTCGCCGTCGTCTTCGTCGTCGACATCGTCTACTCGTCTTAGGGCGACCAAGAAACAAGAAAGCGAGGATTGA